AAGCCTGCCGATATGGAGCGCCTTTTTGACCGCTTTTACCGGGTAAGCAGTCCGCATACCAAAACTATCGCCGGCTTTGGGATTGGTCTTTACTTATGCGCTGAGATACTGCGTTACCATAAGGGCCGCATCTGGGTTAATAGTGAAGTTGGTGAGGGTACTACCTTCAGTTTTGAGTTACCACTTACGTAAGTACTTACATATTCCGGTTCTTAAAATAAAGCAAAACGTTGCGCAGGCTGTCCAGCTTCTCGGGTTCCATATTTTTCACAGGGATTGATAATACAGATGCCATGCTGTCAACATCCCCGCCTTTACGGTCATTATACGTTTGTACAATAATATCGGCGTCTGTGGTGCGCAGCTTTATTGTGCCGGCGTTTACCGTCCCAAGGTAATCCATATCATCCAGGCGCTGCAATTGAAAAGAGAAGTATTCGAGTTTACCGTTTTGATAGGTTCGGCGTAAGCGGATGAACGCGTTAGCGTTAAGGGTAAGCTCCCACTTCTTCAGCTTTCCGGTAGCGTCAGCATCAAAACATTGTGTAAGGCACTTGTTGCCCCAGCCAAGCATTTTGAGCTCAGAAACATCCGGATCAAAACCGTAATTAACTGTGCTGGCCAGCAGCAAAACGCCTGTTACAATATACTTTACCGCGCCGGGCAGATGTGGTTTTAACATGACAACAAAATCCGGTATCTAAATTAACAAATTAATAACTTTGCACATGCAGTTTCCTGAACATTCAAGAGTGTGGATATACCAGTCGAACAGGCAATTATCTGATGCTGAAACGATTGATATTCAAAAAAGTTTAACAGAATTTACCAACATCTGGACGGCGCATAACAACCAACTGAAAGCTACGGCTGAGGTGCGTTATAACCGGTTTTTAATATTGATTGTTGACGAAGAAGCGGCGGGCGCCAGCGGCTGCTCCATTGATAAATCGGTACGTTTTATGCAGCAGCTTGAGCGGCAGTATAACATCAATCTGTTCGACCGCTTTAATATGGCTTACCGCAGCGGCGGTGAAATACTTTCGGCCAACCGGAATGAGTTTGAGGAACTGATTAAACAAGGTGATATTACCACCGATACGATAGTTTTTAATAACCTCGCCCAAAACGTAGCTGAACTTAACACCAAATGGGAAGTGCCGTTTAAAGATAGCTGGCATGCGCGGGTATTTGGTTGATTGGTGAATGGTGAATGGCATTTGTGAATTTTAAATAGTGATTAGTAACTTGCATAATGTTCAACTAATCTCTAACTAAATCCAATCACCACACTTCCATGCCAACCTACGATCCCCGTATAGATGCCTATATTGATAAGGCTGCCGATTTTGCAAAACCCATATTGATGCACCTACGCGATCTGGCACATCGTACGGTACCTGAAATTGCAGAAACCACCAAGTGGAGTATGCCATTTTTTGAATGCAACGGCCCCGTTTGTTATATAGCCGCATTTAAAAACCACTGCGCCTTTGGCTTTTGGAAAAGCAGCCGGTTGAGCGACCCTCATAAGGTATTGCACGAAGAAGAGGGCAGCGGCGCAGGCAGCTTTGGCAAGATCACGCGTCTGGCCGATCTTCCAGCCGATGAGATACTGATTGAATATATTGCCGAAATGGTTGCCATTAACGCGCAGGAGCAGGAGGAAAAGAAACCCACGGTTAAAAAGCCTGTAATATCCAAAACTTCTGCCCCGGTTGAAACGCCTGCTTATTTTATGCAACTACTTACGCAAAATCCGCAGGCTATGGCCGTGTTTGAAAAATTCAGCCCGTCGTCAAAAAAGGAATATATCTCCTGGTTTACCGAAGCCAAAACCGAAGCCACCCTGCAAAAGCGCCTTGAACAGGCTATGGAATGGATAAGCGAAGGCAAGCAACGCAACTGGAAATACCAAAAATAGGGTACTTTTTACACATGGCATTCGGACGAAATACGTTTCACTTTACATCAAACCTGTCAGTTACTGATGTAAGGCAAAGGATCAGCAAGAATACCCTTATTAAAGATCGGCTGACATCTGAAAAAACAGACAAAACGTTTATCGGTACTGTTGAAACAGATGAGTTTTACATTATGTCATCGTCAGCCATTGGCGTGGCCTGCACCCTGCGTGGTAAACTAAGCCGCGGCAACGGCAAAAACAATACCCATATTGATATTGAAACCCGCACCCAACGCATATTTATATGGCTGGTAGTTATATGGATGGTGGTAATAAGCGCTGTAGCTGTACTGCCTGATCTGTTAAAGGCAACCTATGTGTTTTCGCCATTGCCATTCGCGCTGTTGATATTCGGGGCCGTGGCTTTTAGGTTGTTTATACATGGCTTGTATATTATAGCGCGTAACAAGGCTATCAATGAGTTTAAGCAGGTACTTACTGCTTAAAAACTCAAAGGCCCCAGCCTGCGCATATTTTTACGTATTAAAAACTGGCGGTGCCTTACATACCTGCTTGGTTTAGTGGCCGACCATTTTAGCGGACTCGGAAAAATAGAAGCTATAGCCGCTGCCTGCCTTTGCGTAAGTTTTGATGCCGGTTTGTTAAAGTAAGCCTGCGCGGCGGCTTCGGCACCATAAATACCGTCGCCCATTTCAATTACGTTGAGGTAAACCTCCATAATGCGTTCTTTACTCCAAAAGGCCTCAATAAGTATGGTAAACCAGGCCTCGAGCCCTTTACGCAATAACGACCTGCCTTGCCATAAAAACACATTCTTAGCGGTTTGCTGGGTTATGGTACTTCCACCCATCAGCTTTTTGCTGTGCATGTTTTTATTAATAGCTTTTTCTATGGCATGAAAATCAAACCCGTGATGCTCCAAAAATAATTGATCCTCGGCAGCCACGGCGGCGCGCTTCATATTGTTGGATATTTCGTCAACATCCTTCCAGTCCTTGTCTATCTTCCAATCCTTGCCTGCGGCTTTGCGCTCAAAGCCGCGCTCAATCATCAGCCAGGTAAAAGGCGGATTGATGAATCTGAATAACAACACGCCAAACAAGCTCGCGCCAACAAAAAATATCAGGGCCAGCTTAACTATCCGTAATAAAAGCCTTACTATACTATTTTTAACTATCCCTTTACGCTTCATAAAAAAAGCAAATTACAAAACAAAGGGTGCCCGGTACAATACCAAACACCCTTTTATTTTTATTTCGAAGTTCGAATTTTCGATCTCGAAATGTAGTTCATTTGTCTACGCTAATATCAGTTATCAAAATCCGAAATCGAAATTCCGAATTCCGAAGTTACGTTATTCAGCTACTACCTCGAAAGGAACTTTTACCTTAACCTCTTTGTGCAGGTTAACGTTGGCTACATATTCGCCAATTACTTTTGGTTCCTGATCGAAAGTGATACGACGACGGTCAACCTCGAAGCCTTCTTTTTTCAATGCATCAGCAATCTGGATAGTGTTGATGGCACCGAAAATTTTTCCGGTTTCGCCGGCTTTAGCGCCGATGGTAAGTTTTACACTTTCCAACCTTGCAGCAATCGCGTCAGCATCTTTGCGGATTTTTTCTTGTTTGAACTGCGCTTGTTTCAGGTTTTCAGCTAAAACCTTACGTGCAGATACAGTTGCTAATATAGCATAACCCTTTGGGATAAGGTAGTTACGGCCATAACCCGGCTTAACGCTCACTACGTCGTCTTTATCGCCAAGGTTTTTTACATCTTGTTTTAAAATAAGTTCCATTACTTCTTACCTCCTGATTATTTAAGTGAATCTGTAACGTAAGGTAACAAACCGATGTGGCGCGCACGCTTTACAGCCTGGGCTACTTTACGCTGAAACTTTAATGAAGTACCTGTTAAACGGCGAGGTAATACTTTACCCTGATCGTTAACAAATTTTAAAAGGAAGTTAGCATCCTTGTAATCGATATACTTGATACCGTTCTTTTTAAAACGGCAGTATTTTTTACGGTTATCCTCCACTTTCGGAGCGGTAACGTATTTAATCTGATCGTTTGCCATTAGCCTGCTGCCTCCTCTGTTTTAGTTTTCTTTTGGTTGAAAGCACCGCTACGTTTCTTCTCGTTGTAAGCAATGGCGTGTTTGTCCAATGCAATCGTCAGAAAACGCATAACGCGCTCATCACGTCTGAATTCAATTTCCAATTTGTTGATTAAATCACCCGGAGCCTTGTATTCAGTTAAGTGATAATACCCTGTTGTTTTCTTTTGAATAGGGTACGCTAATTTTTTCAAACCCCAATTATCCTCCTGGACAATTTCGGCTCCGCCGTCGATTAAGATCTTAGTGAATTTGGCAATCGCCTCTTTCGCTACTTCTTCTGACAGCAACGGGGTAAGAATTACTACGGTTTCGTACTGTTGCATTTGTTTGTTAATTTGTTATTTACCCGCTATTAACGGGGCTGCAAAAGTAATAAGTTTTTTTCAATTGTTCAAATATTCAATAAGTTAATATTAGTTTAAGCTGCTTGTTATATATTTGCGGCACACAAGGAATTTACAACCTGAACTTTTAATTGAATGAAAAAAATTTTACCCCTGCTGCTGATTTTATCGGCCTTAGTATTTACCGCCTCTGCTCAAACCACTACATCGGCAGTTACGCCCACCGAGCAAAAACTCATCGACTCGTTATGCGATAAGCTCAACAAACTGGATTTAAGCAATGTTAAAACAAAGCAACAAGCTACCGAGCTATTTATGACGGCCTTTGCATCGCATGCAGATCAAATGATGGAAATAGCAGCTGAAAGAGGTGTTGACCCTTCTGATCAACAGGCTATGAATAAGTTAGGACAATCAATCGGCATTAACATGATGAAGCAAAAATGTCCGGGTTTTATCAGGATATCAACCATCATGGCCGGCCAGCAATTAAATCAGGAAACCGGTTTAAAGACCACAGCGGGTACATTTAAACGAATTGATGTTAAAGGCTTTAATTACATCGTAATATCAACCGCCAGTGGTGAGCAATCATTTTTATGGTTGAGGCAATTCCCGGGGTCTGAAAAATTCATGACCGGCGCGGCTGCGAAATTCACAGGCAAAAAAATAATCATTACATCCGAAGAGGTTGAAGCGTACGTGCCCGCAGCCAAAGGTTATTACAAAGTAAAAGAAATTAAAGGCATCGAAGTACTGTAAAAAATCTTGAGCCAATTTTGCATGTTTGTGTTATAGTATTTTAAACCATGCAAACACAAACAACCGTAAAAAATAGCCAGAAGCCGGTTACCGGCATTATCATCAACACCATGATACTCACCCCCGGCGGTAACGACAATTATGAGGGCGATTGGGATGATGAAGAAGATGAACAATTTGACGACCTGATCGAGTCGGAAAATGAGATCAGCCGCATCCGCCGGGATAATGATTGGGATGAGATAGACGAAGATGATGATGACCACCTGCCGGATGATGACCTGCAATAAACACATATAAAACAGGCCATTTGCTTTTTATTGGTGTCATGGGTAGATTTACTATCTCGTTAAACCTGAAAAGCAAATGGCTATTCCGCAACAAATACAGGATTATAACAACCTGCAGGCACCTGCTGACCGTGATTTGTGCAACTTGCTGGCTAATACCATCTCGGATAATTTGCCCGAAGCCGAATCAAAGATCTGGCATGCGCATCCTGTTTGGTTTTTGGATGGCAATCCTGTGGTAGGTTACAGCAAGCTGAAAGGCGGTGTACGGCTGCTGTTTTGGAGCGGACAAACATTTGAGGAAGCCGGTTTGCAAAGCGAAGGCAAATTTAAAGCCGCTGAAGCGCGGTACACATCGGCATCACAAATTGATACCGAAGCGCTGCAACGCTGGCTCAGCAAAGCGCGCGATATACAGTGGGATTATAAGAACATTGTAAAGCGCAGAGGTGTTTTAGAAAGGTTGAAGTAAAATTGCACAAACGCATGTTTATCGATGATCACTCAATCGCTAACGCCAGGCCTGTTTTCGTTTGTTCAAAAAACCCGGAATTGTTATTGAACCGTTGAGTTCTGTCGGGTTAACTTACAGCCAACCCTTCCGCCTGAACCAGAAATATATAAGCAGGGTAATAATTACCATAACGCCCAGTACAATCGGGTAGCCGTAATGCGCGCGCAGTTCGGGCATAAAATCGAAGTTCATACCATATATACCCACAATAAACGTTAGCGGCATAAAAAACACCGAAAACACCGTTAATACGCGCACGGTATCATTAGTACGCTGCGCCGATACGTTGAAGTACAGGTTAAGCAAGTGGTTTATATTTTCAGATAAGGCATCGTAAATATTTTGCAGGCGTACATACATATCGCGGGTATCGCGCGTACTTACATCGCCGTCCTCCGCATCAATGGTATCAATAATATCGTACGATAGCATAAGCATACGCCTCACCAGGTCGGCCTTACGTTTTAAAAAGTACATGCCTTTTAATAATGGCGCTTTGCGGGTACGCAAAAAAATCTGTTCCTCGTAATATTCCAGGCTTCGTGCCAGGTGGTTTGATGGTTCGTCATAAGTCATCAAACAAGCCTTAATAATATTATTCAGCAAATGGAAAGTGCTGCTGCATTTGCCCTGTTTAACCTGATCGCCCAGTACCTCTATCAGCTTATGCGGTTTGCGGTGAATGGTAACAATAAAGTCCTTAGCATAAAAAATGGCTACTTTATGGGTAAGCTGCTGCACGGTATCAGCTTCAGTGGCTCGGTTATCCGTATGTATCCTGAAGATAATGAAAGCATAATTTTCCATCTGCTCGTACTTGGGCAGGTGGTCAGGCTGTAAGCTATCGTCCAGCAGTTCTTCGTGCAGGCCGTACTTTTCGGCCGTAGCATGAATTTCCTCGTGCTGCGGCTCGTAAATATCTATCCACTCAAAATCATTCTCCGGTTTGCTGGCAAGTTGTCTAAGCATGATACAAATAAAGCTATTAACATCAACTTGTAAAATAAGTTCTACAAGCGGTTGACGGTTGGAATTTGGATAATTACAAAAAATTAATATTAAAATGGCTGATTTAGAGTTTATTTAACCTTGATTTTATCATTTGCAAACTGCCGGTAAGTAGCTTTGAATTAAGAAATTTAACTTAATATGCGAACGGCAAAATTGACAGTAAAATTCCTTAAAACCGCCTCGTTAATCATCCTCATTTGCGGCCCACTCCTCGTCCGCGCGCAAAACGCTCCCCTCCAAAACGGTTTCGCTCATAATGATTACTGGCACAAACGCCCCTTGTTTGACGCTCTTGATAACGGGTATACCCATATAGAAGCTGATATATTTTATATAAACGGCGAAATGGTGGTGGCGCATTTCTTCCCGTTTTTTCAGGGCAAACGCACGCTGGAAAATTTGTATCTGAAACCACTTGCCGAACGTGTTAAAAAGCAAGGCAATATATTTGAGGGATACGATACGCCGATAACGCTGATGATCGACATCAAGACCGGTGCCGACGATACCTACCGCGCGCTTAAGCCCTTGCTCAACAAATACAGCTCCATCCTCTCCAGCTATGAAAATGGAAAAGTACATCAGCGGCAGGTTACCATTGTGCTATCGGGCAATAAACCATACCGCTCCATTAAAAACGAAAGGCAGCGCCTGGCGTTTATTGATGAGGATTTACGGGATGTAGGCAAAGATAAATGCAATGCCAACGTTTACCAGATGGCCAGCTGCAAATATAGCTCGCTATTAAACTGGGATGGCAACGGCAACATGCCCGAAAAAGAGCGCAAACGGTTATGCAGCTATGTAACCAAGGCTCACAGTATGGGCAAAAAAGTACGTCTGTGGGCCTCTCCTGAAAAGGAAAGCGTATGGAAACAACTGCTAAACTGCGGTGTTGACCTGATTAACACGGATGAACTAACAACGCTGCGCAAATTCCTTGTCAACAACACCTTAGTTCATGAAAAAATTAATCTTGCAGGCAAGCCTCGGGTTGCGTCTTTGTAATTTCTTCAAAACAATCCAGGTATTCCTTTACCATCTTGTCCCAACTGAAGTGCTGCATCGTGTATGCTTTTATCTCTTGTGGTTGTAAAGTATAGGCTGATCGCCCATCTGCAAGGCGGTTAAGCGCGTTTATCCAGGCAGCCTTATCGGCAGCAGGCAGCAGGTAGCCATTTCGCCCATTGGTTATTACATCTTTAATTCCTTCAATATTCGAGGCAAAAACTTTTGTTCCGCACAGGCAGGCTTCAAGACATACCAGGCCAAATCCTTCCAGATCGCCACTAACCGGGATGTTGGGCATAATAAACGCTTCGGCGGCCATTAATAATTGCAATATATCCTCAAAAGGCATACGGCCAAGGTGTTTCACCCGCTCAGTCGCCCCGGCACGCTGCAGCAGGCGGCGAATCTCTTCTTCATCCGTAGGCCAACCTAAAAACGAGGTTACCTGCCTACGCATTTTAGGCGGCAACGAGCGTATCACCTTATCGGCCAGCGGCGCCCGTGGCTTGAACGGGCCAATCATGAGCAGTAGAAAATCGTCACTCAGCGCCGGCAGCACGTGTTTTAGCAGCCAGGCAAAGCCTTTGCGCTTTACTGCACGCCCCATACATACCAGTATTTTTTTATTGGTGAGATCGATACCGTACTGTTTACCTATATCCTTTAACTTGTTTGGGTTAGGCTGGCAGTCGGCAATGGAGGCGTCTACGCCGTTGCTTATCACTTTTAGCTTATCGGCAGGGATACCATACCGCTGGCAGGCCTCGGCCGTGGCATTGCTTACGGCAAAAACCTTTTCGAACTTTTTATATTCGGGCAGCACCGTGCGGCGGTAAGTGTGATTGGGGAATACTACATCCAGCCCATGCAAAGTTACGGTACGCTTTAAATGCTCATAGCCTTTATGGCGCATGCATATCGCCGCCATCAATCCATCATTATAATGTATAATACTGATCTCCGGATATTTGCGGCACATGGCCACAATGCGCCGGTTAAGCGACATAAAAAAACGCAGTTTACTTGTGCCTGTTTTGTAAATAATAGTGTGCACACGGGTATGCTTTCTCATGCCCCGCACCAGTTCGTAGCTTTGTTTTTCCATTCCGCCTGTAGCAGGCGGATGTTTATGACTCACAAACAGGATTTCCATTTTTATAAGATGTAATAGTTTGTTTCCCGTCTATAAAAAAGTAAGCCACCAGCCCCAGCACTATCCAGAATAGCTGGCGGGCGCGGCGCAGTAATGAAGCAGTAACCCATGTTTCGGTAGCAGTGAGGCCAATGGCGGCAAGCATCAGTTTATTTCCGTACTCTTCCACCCCTATCTGCGCCGGTATAAATGCCCCTGCCGATTTAAATACGATCACACTCATGTCAACAAACATGGCCGGTATAAACCCAGCACCGGTACCCAGCAGGTGCAATATGATGTAAAGTTCGAGCGAACCTAATGCCCAGTGCAGCATAAAAAAACCGCAGGCCATCAGCAAATCCTTTTTGTTGGTATGATAAAATGTACCTAAGGCGGAATTAGCTTCTGCAACCTTAGCCCTTAACTTTTGGGTACGCACTGCCAGCCAGTTGCCTAAGCGGGTTTTTCGGAGTTGTTTGAGAAATAATATGAGCAAGTAAATAAACAACACTATCGCACCCGCTACGCAGAGCGCTATCCCTGTAACCTTAAACGAAAAATGCAGCGCCGGAATAACTGCGAAAGACAGTATGGTTATCAACAATAGCGATAATAAATGCGTAGCCATCATCAGCACGCGCGATAACAATACAGAGGTGATCACTACCTGCTTTTCAATCGCATAATTGCGAAGCAGGTAAACCTTGAGCGCCTCGCCCGCAACTATGCTTGCCGGATTAATGATACCCACCGTTTCGCCCACATGCCGCACCCAAAACAGATGGAAAAGCTTAACCGGGCGACCTTCAGCACCCATGCAATACCGCCAGGCAATGGTACCGCATGTGTAGGAGCACGCGCTGGCAATTAATAACCATATAAAATGCAAACCTACCCGCTGCAATGACCGGCCTACGCTATCAAGATCGGCATGGCGAAGAAAAAACCAGGCGCAGATGAGTACAATAATTATTAATAAAAACTTCAGGTATTTCATTCGGCGGGCAGCAGTTGACCCTGGGTTTGCCCGGCCAGTTGGTTAATATCATTAAAATATATGCCGGCAAGTTCATCCCAATCAAATGCACAGCTGTATTGTAAACCGGCCTGTATAATATCCCGGCGCAGTTTATCATCATTCAGCAACAGCATAATTTTGCTTATATAAGCCGCGGCATCATATGGGTTGCATTTAAATCCATTAATGCTCTGTTCAATAAAATCAGCCGAGCCACCGCCATCCGCAATAACGCACGGCAGCCCCGATGCCATTGCCTCGAGCACAACATTACCATAAGCTTCGGAAACCGAAGGAAATACAAAAACATCAGCGGATGCATATAAGGCTGAAAGTGTTTCATGATCTACCCGGCCGGTAAAAAAGGCATCGGGCATGCGCTCTTCACATATCGCTTTCTCTTTACCATCGCCCGCAACAACCAGGTTAAACGGTACATGGGTAGCCTTTAAGCCATCATAAATGTTAAACAACGTTTCCAGGTTCTTTTCCCAAACCAGGCGGCTGGCAAACAGTATTACCGGGGCGTTATCACCCGTGATGTTGCGCATCAGTTCAGCATCATTTTTGGCAGGCGAAAAAAGGCTGGTATCTATTCCGCGTTTCCAGCTTTTCATTTTATCTGCCCTTACACCAATGTCAGTAAGCCACTTGCTTATCCCTTCTGACGGCATATAGATCATGTCGCAACCGTTGTAAAAGTTGCGCTGGCTTTCTGTAACACGTGATCGTATAAAATCGATCAGGAAAGGGGCTTGTTTAAAATAATAATCGATGTATGATATAAAGTGTGTATGATAAATGGTGATTACCGGCAATTGTTCCTGCCGGGCATATTTAAGCGCGAATTCACCCAAAAATGATGGTGTGGCTATATGCACTACGTCGGCATCAAAGATTTTAAGCTTTTCCTTCAGGCTGCTCTGTACCAGGCCGGGCAGTGCAAGCTTGTAACTACGGTTAACCGGCACCGTAAGGGCGGGCACCTTTATGCATTCAAAACCGCAAAGCTCATCGGGCCCAGTGCCGCATATAAACAAAAACTCATAACGCTCCGCATCAATACGGCTGATAAGCTGGTACATCGTCCGGACGGCGCCATCATGATCCTTATCAAGTATCTCCGAAAAAAATACAACCCTTGTTCTTCTGCGGTATATCATACCCAAAACTATGGGCAACTTGTAATCTCATTATTAAATTAATATTGTTAATGGCTGTACGGCTGCATTGATTGGCGTTAGACAATGTTATCAAATTATAAAGAATACGAGCTGTTTTGTAACAATTTGTTTAGACATTCAGGTAATTTTTAAAAACAAGTTAATCAGGCTATTCAGGTATCACCAAAATCTCTATATTAGCCCACCTCGATAAAAACGGATTATGAGAAAAAACCTTTTACTAAAAACAACATCTCTGTTGTTTCTGTCCGCTGCTGCTATACCTTTTACCGGCTACGCGCAGAATACACAGATACCTCTGAGCGATCTGTCGGCATTTAAAAAGCCATCTGCAAACTGGTCTGTCGCCGGTTCAGTAAAAAGCGACTTTAACAAAGAAGAATCGCTTGAAAAAAAAGATGGCCAGGGCATTTTGGTTACCATCCCGGGCAAGGGAAAAAATGAAGACCTTTTTACCAATTTTGAACATGGCGACATTGACCTGAGCGCTGATTTTTTGATGCCCAAGGGCTCAAACTCGGGTATCTACCTACAAGGCCGTTACGAAATTCAGCTGAGCGACGCCTGGGGCAAGGACAAGTTGACTTACCAGGATCTGGGCGCTGTGTACCCACGTTGGGATGAAAGCCGTCCGCAAGGCCAGTTTGCTTACGAGGGCGTAGTGCCGCGTATCAATGTAAGCCGTGCACCGGGCCTTTGGCAAAACATCCGCATTGTTTTCCAGGCGCCAAAGTTTGATGCTTCGGGTAAAAAAACATCTAATGCCCGTATTGTTAAAATTGTGCTAAATGGTGTTAACATTATTGAAAACGCAGAATTACAAGCGCCAACCCGTGGCTCGGCCTTCCCTAACGAGGCTGCCACCGGCCCTATCCGCCTGCAAGGCGATCATGGCGCCGTAGCGTTCAAAAATATTAAATACAGCACCTCTGTAGATACTAAGGAAACCGACGGTTCAAAACGTACGTTCAGCGAGAAACAGGTGTTTGTTACCGTTACCGATGAGCCGGTGTTGCTGCGCAGCTTTGTTGACATTAACGATAAAAAACGTGTTACCCATGCTGTTAACGCGGGCTACCCGGGCAACATCAGCTACTCATATGATTTAGGTACAGGAGCCTTGTTCCAGGTATGGAAAGGAGGCTTTGTGGATGGAACGCCAATGTGGCTGTTCCGTGGCGATGGCAATACCACCGTTATTGGCAGCAAAGTGCCTTTAACTGATGCACCTGCCATTGCGGTATTAGGATCAGAAACCACGGTATGGCCTGATTCACTGCTTGCCGATCAGGCATTCCGCAGCCGCGGTTATGAGCTTGACGACAAAGGTTACCCAACCTTTAAATACGAGGTTAGCCAGTTAAAAGTAGATGATAAATTAACCAGCGAAGACGGTGGACGCAGTTTAACCCGCGTGGTTACGGTTAACGGCCCGGTTAAAGATAAGCTTTACCTGCGCGCCGCATCAGGCAGCGATATTGTTGAGGCCGGTAACGGCATGTACGCGGTGAACAACTACGAGTACTACGTACAGTTTGATAAAGGCGCCAAACCGGTACTGCGCAACGCAGGCAACGGCCAGGAGCTGCTTATCCCGGTGAAGGATGCGGATAAAGGCGCATCTGTTAAATATTCAATTATCTGGTAACCTCAACAAATACTGTTATAAATGAAAGCTAATTTAAAGAATATATTACTCTCTTTATCTGTAACTGCCGTTGTTGGGTTTACAGCTAAAGCACAAAATAAGGAAGCGGGAGCTACCGAAAAAGATTTTTACCGCATTGTTACCCTGCCCATACCTGAGGGTATTGAGCTTGAGGTTGGCGGTTTAGCCCTGTTGCCTAACGGCGATATGGCTGCATCAACCCGCCGTGGTGATGTGTACATTATTGAAAACCCGTACATGCTTAACGGCACTACTCCGCACTACCGCAAGTTTGCCACCGGTATGCACGAGCTGCTTGGCCTTGCCTACAAAGATGGCGCCTTATATGCCGTACAACGCGGCGAGTTAACCAAACTGGTTGACAAGAACGGCGACGGCAAAGCCGATGTGTACGAAACCGTATTTGCATGGCCATTAACCGGTAAC
This Mucilaginibacter defluvii DNA region includes the following protein-coding sequences:
- a CDS encoding glycosyltransferase family 4 protein, with protein sequence MEILFVSHKHPPATGGMEKQSYELVRGMRKHTRVHTIIYKTGTSKLRFFMSLNRRIVAMCRKYPEISIIHYNDGLMAAICMRHKGYEHLKRTVTLHGLDVVFPNHTYRRTVLPEYKKFEKVFAVSNATAEACQRYGIPADKLKVISNGVDASIADCQPNPNKLKDIGKQYGIDLTNKKILVCMGRAVKRKGFAWLLKHVLPALSDDFLLLMIGPFKPRAPLADKVIRSLPPKMRRQVTSFLGWPTDEEEIRRLLQRAGATERVKHLGRMPFEDILQLLMAAEAFIMPNIPVSGDLEGFGLVCLEACLCGTKVFASNIEGIKDVITNGRNGYLLPAADKAAWINALNRLADGRSAYTLQPQEIKAYTMQHFSWDKMVKEYLDCFEEITKTQPEACLQD
- a CDS encoding lysylphosphatidylglycerol synthase transmembrane domain-containing protein → MKYLKFLLIIIVLICAWFFLRHADLDSVGRSLQRVGLHFIWLLIASACSYTCGTIAWRYCMGAEGRPVKLFHLFWVRHVGETVGIINPASIVAGEALKVYLLRNYAIEKQVVITSVLLSRVLMMATHLLSLLLITILSFAVIPALHFSFKVTGIALCVAGAIVLFIYLLILFLKQLRKTRLGNWLAVRTQKLRAKVAEANSALGTFYHTNKKDLLMACGFFMLHWALGSLELYIILHLLGTGAGFIPAMFVDMSVIVFKSAGAFIPAQIGVEEYGNKLMLAAIGLTATETWVTASLLRRARQLFWIVLGLVAYFFIDGKQTITSYKNGNPVCES
- a CDS encoding glycosyltransferase family 1 protein; its protein translation is MPIVLGMIYRRRTRVVFFSEILDKDHDGAVRTMYQLISRIDAERYEFLFICGTGPDELCGFECIKVPALTVPVNRSYKLALPGLVQSSLKEKLKIFDADVVHIATPSFLGEFALKYARQEQLPVITIYHTHFISYIDYYFKQAPFLIDFIRSRVTESQRNFYNGCDMIYMPSEGISKWLTDIGVRADKMKSWKRGIDTSLFSPAKNDAELMRNITGDNAPVILFASRLVWEKNLETLFNIYDGLKATHVPFNLVVAGDGKEKAICEERMPDAFFTGRVDHETLSALYASADVFVFPSVSEAYGNVVLEAMASGLPCVIADGGGSADFIEQSINGFKCNPYDAAAYISKIMLLLNDDKLRRDIIQAGLQYSCAFDWDELAGIYFNDINQLAGQTQGQLLPAE
- a CDS encoding DUF1080 domain-containing protein, whose product is MRKNLLLKTTSLLFLSAAAIPFTGYAQNTQIPLSDLSAFKKPSANWSVAGSVKSDFNKEESLEKKDGQGILVTIPGKGKNEDLFTNFEHGDIDLSADFLMPKGSNSGIYLQGRYEIQLSDAWGKDKLTYQDLGAVYPRWDESRPQGQFAYEGVVPRINVSRAPGLWQNIRIVFQAPKFDASGKKTSNARIVKIVLNGVNIIENAELQAPTRGSAFPNEAATGPIRLQGDHGAVAFKNIKYSTSVDTKETDGSKRTFSEKQVFVTVTDEPVLLRSFVDINDKKRVTHAVNAGYPGNISYSYDLGTGALFQVWKGGFVDGTPMWLFRGDGNTTVIGSKVPLTDAPAIAVLGSETTVWPDSLLADQAFRSRGYELDDKGYPTFKYEVSQLKVDDKLTSEDGGRSLTRVVTVNGPVKDKLYLRAASGSDIVEAGNGMYAVNNYEYYVQFDKGAKPVLRNAGNGQELLIPVKDADKGASVKYSIIW